A stretch of Castanea sativa cultivar Marrone di Chiusa Pesio chromosome 2, ASM4071231v1 DNA encodes these proteins:
- the LOC142623692 gene encoding DNA-3-methyladenine glycosylase 1-like has protein sequence MCLRLARQSIHWSSSPLIFKSPLLPWSYKYPNNHSLSLPLSQHTTMGKRSAIHSQSNPKLPPEEPTPQPENPSSSSKIPTPPRKIRKLSPKNNNSQQPEPEPEPQVPNSEDSSITKPSDPTPSEAPNTLLPITSVNPLTLDGEIDLALNHLRSSDPLLTSLIDSYRRPSFESDPSPPFLSLTKSILYQQLAPNAAKAIYKRFVSLCGSESEVVPDTVLALDAAELRKLGISGRKATYLHDLANKYKDGVLSDSSILEMDDESLVTKLTLVKGIGVWSVHMFMIFSLHKPDVLPVGDLGVRKGVQRLYGLKELPLPLQMEEICEKWKPYRSVGSWYMWRLMEAKGVVDSA, from the coding sequence ATGTGTTTGAGACTTGCACGCCAATCCATCCATTGGTCTTCCTCTCCTCTCATTTTCAAATCACCCCTGCTTCCTTGGTCTTATAAATACCCTAATAACCACTCTCTGTCTCTGCCATTGTCACAACACACAACAATGGGTAAGCGAAGTGCAATCCATTCTCAGTCAAACCCAAAGCTTCCTCCTGAAGAACCCACTCCTCAACCTGAAAACCCATCTTCCTCCTCCAAAATCCCCACTCCACCCCGAAAAATCAGAAAACTATCCCCCAAAAACAACAATTCTCAACAGCCAGAGCCAGAGCCAGAGCCACAGGTCCCTAATTCAGAAGACTCTTCCATTACCAAACCTAGCGACCCAACCCCATCTGAGGCTCCTAATACCCTTTTGCCCATTACATCTGTAAACCCATTAACACTCGATGGCGAAATCGATCTTGCCCTGAACCATTTGCGCAGCTCCGACCCACTCCTCACCTCCCTAATCGATTCGTATCGTCGTCCTTCTTTCGAATCTGACCCCTCACCACCATTCTTATCCCTCACCAAAAGCATTCTCTACCAGCAACTCGCTCCCAATGCTGCTAAAGCAATCTACAAACGCTTCGTCTCTCTCTGCGGCAGCGAGTCCGAGGTTGTCCCCGACACTGTGCTGGCACTCGACGCCGCCGAGCTCCGAAAACTCGGAATCTCCGGTCGGAAAGCGACTTACCTTCATGACTTAGCGAACAAGTACAAAGATGGGGTTTTGTCGGACTCTTCGATTCTCGAAATGGACGATGAATCGCTGGTTACAAAGCTAACGTTGGTGAAGGGAATTGGGGTTTGGTCGGTGCACATGTTTATGATTTTCTCGTTGCATAAACCGGATGTTTTACCGGTTGGAGATCTTGGAGTGAGGAAAGGCGTGCAGCGTTTGTATGGGCTAAAAGAGTTGCCATTGCCTTTGCAGATGGAGGAGATTTGTGAGAAGTGGAAGCCTTATAGGTCTGTTGGGTCTTGGTATATGTGGAGGCTTATGGAAGCCAAAGGGGTTGTTGATTCTGCGTAA